The Candidatus Eremiobacterota bacterium genome includes the window CGTCGGCGTCGTGTGCTGGCTGCTGCACGTGAGCGTCTACGGCGCGGTGCCGGCGGTCGTCTTCTCCGCGGTCGTCGGCTTCGCGTGCGTCAGCAACGCGGAGCAGAAACGCTCGCACGCGCGGCTCCGCCAGGCGAACGAAGAGATCGAGCGGCTCGCGCAGATTGCCGAGCGCGAGCGCATCGCGCGCGACCTGCACGACGTGCTCGGCCACACCCTCTCGCTGATCGTGCTGAAATCGCAGCTCGCCTCGAAGCTCGCCGAGCGCGATCCGGTACGCGCGTCCGCGGAGATTCGCGAGGTCGAGCAGATCGCGCGCACCTCGCTCGACGAGCTCCGCGAAGCGGTCGCCGGCTACCGCGGGGCCGGCATCGACGAAGAGCTCGCGCACGCGCGCGACGTGTTGGGCTCGGCGGGACTGCGCTTCGAATGCGAAGCCGAGGCGGTCCGGTTGGCGCCCGCGCACGAGAGCGTGCTCGCGCTGGCGATCCGCGAGGCGGTCACGAACGTCGTGCGGCACGCGCGCGCGAGCGCCGTGCGGATGCGGCTCGTCTCCTCCGGCGACGCCTGCCGGTTCGAGATCCACGACGACGGCGT containing:
- a CDS encoding sensor histidine kinase; translated protein: MAELRRLPIMQEGFMPFLWLIYAVPVPLSLIGSNAPAWLIALQLGALLVFLAGYVVGYGSSGWRAMAFVLLFFALGVITSPTDPYAMTYFIYAASMLAWGLPARDAYRALALYVPLVGVVCWLLHVSVYGAVPAVVFSAVVGFACVSNAEQKRSHARLRQANEEIERLAQIAERERIARDLHDVLGHTLSLIVLKSQLASKLAERDPVRASAEIREVEQIARTSLDELREAVAGYRGAGIDEELAHARDVLGSAGLRFECEAEAVRLAPAHESVLALAIREAVTNVVRHARASAVRMRLVSSGDACRFEIHDDGVGGSANEGMGLSGMRERVESHGGSLQRTTDGGTHLVVTLPLEAGAAR